In Eleginops maclovinus isolate JMC-PN-2008 ecotype Puerto Natales chromosome 19, JC_Emac_rtc_rv5, whole genome shotgun sequence, the sequence CAAGCTCGGTAAGCTCCTCCACTGGCAAGAGATTAAACAAGAGCCTTTTTTTTAGCCGAAGAAAACTCTCATTGCTCTTTGTTAGCTGCACTTGATGTCCACAATTGGCTTAGCAGTGCACTGGGTCGAGTCAAGGAATGGGAGATTGGAGGATAGAAATGGGTATTGAGTCTGGGATGGGGATGAAGGGTAAAGTGCTGCATCCATGCTTCAGGGCTCAGTCTGTAATTAAAATCTTAGTAATTGGCCTGGGCAGTGCTCTTAGGCTGAAGGGCTTGCTCTCctcatgctgctgtttccaccAGGTATAATTCTCCACAGAATTACTGATTCTGAAATGAGTCCTTGATCAGAGTTTTTCCTTAGTTTATTCATCAGcccctattattattattattattattattattattattattattattattattattattgtttttataatcaGTTGTTTAACACAATAACCATCAGAACATATATAATACTCAAGTCTATTAGTTAGTTAGTCAACTCCCTGCCTGTTCAACACAGCTTGGTGAAAGaagtcattttagtttttaacatATACTGAGTGTTGCTGGCTTTCAGACACAAGGCAGTATTTCCATATccatccccctctctctttcacacatcCCCAGGCAAGACATACACCATGATTGGCAAAGACAGCTCCACTCAGAGCCTAGGCATTGTGCCCTGTGCCATTTCCTGGCTCTTCAAGCTCATCAATGAGCGCAAGGAGAAGACGGGCACCCGCTTCTCCGTTCGAGTGTCCGCCGTGGAAATCTTTGGGAAAGATGAGGAGCTGAAGGACTTGCTGTCTGACGTGTCCACAGGCAGCCTGCAGGAGGGCCAGTCCCCTGGCATCCACCTGAGAGAGGATCCAATCTGTGGCACTCAAGTGAGAAACACCTCTCCACTCCTTCTTTGTTCCCTGATCCTTCCATTCTCTCTGTGGGTTTACAGTCTTAGTCTGTCTGAGTATTGATCTTTTTCTGTCTATGatctgcctcttcctctctaaaAGATATTTGACTTTCACTtgtcagtgcatgtgtgtgtatgagtgttttTTATCTCTTTTTGTACTTCCCAGTCCGCCTCGCTGTATCCAGACTCCCTCTCAAGTCCTCCCTTTATATTTCCACCAAACCCATCTGTGTTATTGATGACTTTCTTCTTACCTTTGTATTGACTCTTCTGTCAGCATCCATCAGCATCTATTACCCATGTGTTATTGCTGGCCCTCTGCAGCACAATGGAAGCGTTATCTGGGGATGGGGGAGGACTGTATGATTGCAGGCACTCACAGGTGTCGCtgtcagatgttgtttttgGGGGATCTGTATGGACTGTGACTTCAAAGGCTGTGTAATTCTGTGAAGCGCCTTCTTGCTTCGCCCTCTCAGCAGCCACATGTGGGCTCCCTTCATGATGCCCCCcgccttctttctctcttttaccTCCTCCTTGGcccctcttctctttctgtatCTCACCACcaacatcatcacatccatggAGAGAGAAGTGCCCCATGCATCCTGCTCCACCATTACCTCTCCTAATCCGCCTCCCTCTGTCTGCATATCTGCTGTTTTAATCGCCCCTGAGACCCAATCTAATGGGCAAGAAATGTGTGCTGGGGTCCTACTAATTGGCTCCCCTCTCattctctttcctcttttccctgGTATCCTTTTCACATCTGTCCTCTTTCTCAGGCCTTATGTGGCCTTCATTgctcaaccctaaccctgttctccatctcctcctcccccaaCAGCTCCAGAATCAAAGTGAGCTTCGTGCCCCAACGGCTGATAAAGCCGCCCTCTTCCTTGATGCAGCCATCTCAGCACGCAGCACTAGCAAACCCGgcgtagaggaggaggagcgtcGTAACTCCCACATGCTTTTCACTCTGCACATTTACCAGTACCGCATGGAAAAGAGTGGCAAGGGAGGAAGTTAGTAGAATTTGATTACTGCATTTACAACACTAGCCATGTTCCAACAAATTGTCAGCTCACATTTAGGCAATAAAGTACTATGGTCATCGATCGATTATATAGctcttttatacatattttcacaaaatattgtGCAACTGCAGTatcatttatttagatattCCCTCTCCtgattatcatttttttcaaaggGGGCTTCCTGAATGTAATAAGGTGATTTTGTGGTGATGTTGATGGCAGAAAAGTGGACTATAAGTATGAATAGAGCATCAGACACGTCCCTATTTGCAATGTTTATGgatgtgtttgtatgcatgctttGGTCAACAGCAAATTAAGATTTGAAGCTTCACTGACAGGAGCTTAATGTTTTGCTGCTGCAGTAGCAATTACATCAGTCACCATCATAACAATGTGCTGCCCTGTGATTTTTACAATGACAGCCAATTCCATTTCGTTGTATTTTAAATCAGTAGAAGAGGATGTGCCTCCTCGTTAACATGAGGTACACATCTGGTGTGACTTTACCAGTCAGGCTGCAATTTGAATCACTTCCGTTTGAAAATACTAACACAAAGATAAATCCGAGAACTCTGACAGTGTTCTGGGCTGAGCGAGCCACTCCTGTCATGATGGCACTGTGCGTGAGGAACTGACTTCAGAGAGGGAGTGTCTGGCCTGTGTTCACCtggttcttcttctgtttttggcACAGTGTCAGGCGGACGGAGCAGGCTGCACCTCATCGACCTGGGAAGCTGTGAAAAGGTCCTTAGTAAAAGCAGAGACGGAGGGGGAGGCTTGTGTCTTTCTCTAAACGCATTAGGAAATGTCATCATGGCTTTGGCAAATGGAGCAAAACATGTACCTTACAGGTAAGAAATGCACCATTAGTTTTATAGCCTCTCTTACTGTGTTTTAGCctatgtgtgtttataagttATACTCTCAGGCAAGTTGCTGCATGTGTCATCAGTCTCGCAGCTTTTCTGTCTGAACGTTTATCTAGTTTGTTTCGTTAGCATTGTATAATAGCTTTCCATGGTGTTGCACAAGATTATATTACAGGAACTCGGGTATGAAACGACTAATGAAACATCACAGCAGTATTACTAAGAATGAACTTAAAATGGCTCCTCCTGGGATCATGTCGGCTACCGTTATTGTTCTTTTGAAATACTTCCGTGCTGTTTGTTAATAACAGTGTAAATGCACCCCGTAGGGACAGCAAACTGACAATGCTGTTGAGGGAGTCCCTTGGCAACATTAACTGTAGAACCACCATGATCGCCCACATCTCTGAATCCCCCGCCAACTATGCTGACTCACTCACCACTATCCAGCTGGCATCCCGCATCCACCGCatgaggaagaaaaaatccaaGGTACACAGATAATTTAAAAGCACTGTTAAATATGCAGTAATAAACTGATATGGAAATAATTTGTCTTCATAATGTATGAATATGCAGTGGTGCATATATACAAGTTAAAACATAGTTGTTTAGcaacataaattacatttcttaataGTGATTCCTGTAATAGCtgtgctttatttaatattttgtttataaatgcaGAGTAATTGTTAATTTATAATGACATTAAAGTGTTGCTTTTACAGCAATTACAATCTTAATGTGCATGTACCACTTTGATAGCATTTATCATATTTCTTTGCACGACTCACGTCCCTAAATCTTTCATCCTCCTGCAATTTAGTAGCTATTAACCAAAGGAATGTGTGAATGCTTCTGCAAATGAAAGATTATTAGTGCAGTAACTCTGAGCTAGTTTTTCAAGGCTCCTCAACGCATAATCATGTAATCAATACCACTGCCTGAGGAGGTGTGTAATGCATTCCCCCGGATTAGGGAAATATATGCTCCAGATAATTAGGGGGAATGACAGCATGTATTTATTTGGTACCAGTCCCAGACATGATTATAACACAGTCTACGTACAGCAGTTTATATTATTGACATTAATTTCTGTGTGACTATTGATGTGCACTTTTAACCTTTAGATAAATATGTCAAAATTAAATAATTGAGAAATGAATCTACTGTCAATTATAAGGATTCAAACGGTTCTGTAAAAGGAATAcctttttatattaataatggAAGACGATTGAATCACATTACTGTCATCTCTTAATTAGAACATATTTAAAACCCAAAAGTCTCACTTTTCTTCTGCTTTAACTCTGCTTTACAGTATGCATCCAGTTCATCTGGAGGGGAAAGTTCCTGTGAGGAGGGGAGGATCCGCCGGCCGCCCCACCTCAGGCCGTTCCATCCTCGGACCGTGGCACTGGACCCAGACCTGCCCTCCATGCTCAGTGACCCCGACTACTCCTCCAGTAGTGAACAGTCTTGTGATACTGTCATCTATGTGGGCCCTGGTGGATCTGCGATCTCGGACAGAGAGCTTAGTGACAATGAAGGCCCACCTGCCTTTGTTCCAATCATCCCCTCCCTGAACAGAAAGAGGTGTACAAAAGAAGGCTGTATGGACAGAGACCAGTTCtttaaatgcaacacatttgctgagctgcaggagaggcTAGAGTGTATAGACGGCAGTGAAGAACCCACTGCCTTTGTTGGAGAGGTCAAGCGATGCGAGGCTAGCCCCAAGACCGAAATCTCTAAGGAGGGCCAAGGTCCCGTTTCACCAAAGACTGCAGCAAATAGTCCTCACACTCAAGAGGGAAACCCACAATCCCCTAAATCTGTTGCCACACATTTGGCCTGCAGTCCACCTACAAAACTTAAACTAGACACTGCAATGACACAATGCACACCTGCAGAAATGGTACCTTCAGACAGTGTCCAAAATGTGTGCAGAACAAGCGCTGATGGTGAGAAAGCCTTTGTTTCAGAAAACATAGTTAGTGCGAATAAACTAACAACTGCTTCAGGTCCTAACTCCGAGCCTGTGGTGAGGGAGAAGGTGTACTTCAACAAAAAAGCTTTGCCCAAGCCCGCCCCACCACCATCACAGCAGAGAGACCCCAGCAAGGAAAATGCTGGCACTGCAGACAGATCTAGCACAAGAATGCCTCCTGTAGGAATGAGCCACCAGGCTGTAAGAAGGCGGGATCCTTacacttcctctctgctcagATCTCCTATGGAAGTGTGCCAGGTGCGCTCTACCTTGAGGGAAAGATGTCTAGATCGGGACATCCTTAGAGCCACTGTGACCTTGCAGCAGCCTGTGGAGTTGAATGGGGAGGATGAGCTGGTGTTTACCGTGGTGGAGGAACTGTCAATAGGTAGTCTTATTGATGGAGATCGGCCATCCAGCATTATCAGCTTTAGCAGTGACTGCTCCCTTCAGGCCCTAGCTTCTGGTTCCCGACCTGTCAGCATCATCAGCAGCATCAATGATGAATTTGACGCCTACACATCGTCCGTGGGAGGATCAGAGGTGAACATCGCAGTGGTCACACCCCTCCAGGAGGGAGCGTGTGTAGATAGCAGGGGGTCATCTATCAGCTCTTGGCTGAGTGAGGTTAGTGTCTGCACCTTGGAAAGTGAAGGGGCTCATTCATCGGACGTCTTCCTTCCACAGGCCAAACACATGGGGCCAGAGGCCGCCTTTTACTTTGATTCCCTGGATATGTTCCATTGTGTCTCTTCCAGAGATCCCAAGAACTCCCTAAATGACAGTGGGTTTAGTTTTTCAGAGCATGATAGCGATAGTGCTGCCTCAAGCAAACTGTCTTTGACAAAATGCCCACCATCTCCAGAATCAGCCAAAGGCTCCCTCAGATTCACATCTAAAATAACTAAAGCTCACTCACTTAGCTCGTCCCAACTTCCCCAGGGCCCCTCCATAGTCCACTCTAGTCTTCCCAGGAAGATTAAACCTACCTCATCCATTTCTCatagtagcagcagcagagagccaCCAAGGCAAGAGGCTAAGCAGGACGATCCTTGGCAGCGCGTTGACAACCACTCAGAGCCTCAGTTTCCCGactccagcagcaccagcaaaTTTCTCCGAAATCCCCCCAGTGGTATCCCCACCAGCAAAACAtccaacaacagcaacagtgtACCTCGCCCACCCAAGGTGCAGGGGTCTACCTCATCCCAGAGGGTGGTCGATGGCTGTGAGAAGTCAGCCAGCAAGAATCCACCCATCAAAATGCCTCAGCTGAGACGAGGTGCCACCACATTGGGAACAGTGCCCGTGATTCATTCTTCCACAGACTACAAGGGATCTCAAGATATTATTACATCAACCACAAGCCTTAAATACTCCTCCCTggggaaaaacaacaaggcCATCTCACAGAAAGCGAGCAATCTCCCCAAACCTGGTTGCAcctcacctccccctcctccagtGAGAAAGTCCAGTCTTGACCACAAGACTAAGATCCTGCTGCCCCAAAGTGCCTTAAAGTCAGCATATGGGGAAGCAGGAAGGGCTTCTGGAGCAAGGACAGCTGTATCAGAGGATGAACTTGAGGTACGTCACAGAGCGGACTCTACCAGTTTCAAAACCTCCAGCCTCAACATAGCCAAAGTTACTTCCAGCCTGAAGGCCAGAGGGCCCAGAGGAGCGGCTGGGCAGCATTATGGTAGTCAAATGTCCCTGGAAAGGTGTGAAAGCCTATCCTTATCTGGCTCCAGACCGACGCTTAGTAGGGAGAATAGTGGGACAAGTCTGGGGAGCAGCAGTAGCAAATCAAGCAGATCCATTCCTAGATTTGGAATTCCTAATTCATCTAGCTCTCCGATAGCTACCTGCCCATCCTCGCCAAGTGGAGGAAGTATCAGCAAAACTGGTCAGGTTAAAGCTTCTGTGAATCCCAGGTCATTAGGAACCCTTAATAGTAGTAAGGCACGCTCACTGTCAGCCAACAGCTCCAAGGGCCTTAGCTCCTCCACCAAATCTTTGGCCACCCCTGTGACCAGAAATACCAATGCTAACCTCCCTCCATCAGGACGGACATCAGCTCCTCGAAccaacactgctgctgtcagcaGTAAGCCTGGGAGAGGAACTATCATGGGTACAAAGCAGGCCATGAGGGCTGCCAACAGCCGTGTGAGCGAACTCGCAACAGGCAACATATCAGGCAAACACATAAGAGGTGCAGGAGATTCAGACAGTGGGAATGACAGCGGTGTGAATGTGAATGAGGACAAATCCGCCATAGCCATCCTGCCCTCTCCATACAGCAAAATCACAGCACCCAGGCGGCCTCAACGCTACAGCAGCGGCCATGGTAGTGACAACAGTAGTGTGTTAAGTGGGGAGCTGCCTCCAGCTATGGGCCGCACAGCTCTGTTCTACCACAGTGGTGGCAGCAGCGGATATGAGAGCATGATCCGTGACAGCGAGGCCACAGGAAGCGCTTCCTCTGCCCACGACTCCATGAGCGAGAGTGGCATGTCTTCTTCAGGCAGAACAAGGAACTCGAAGTTTCCCAAGAAGAGAACAAATGGTGAGAATGTCATTTTGGGTTTTTGGGTCTTACATGAGCCAATGCATATGATCACAATGTACCTCATACAGGTTACATTCACACATACCATACTGGCAATAAGAGTGTTGGTAAGATCTATCAAACAATGTGTGTCCTTGAAGCTACACACATTAAATCCAGAAATAAATGCTCTCTCCTAGGAAATTAGCCATATAGTGCTTCTACCTTCATGAATCCATTCTTATTACCTTCACGACTTGCTGCTTCATTGGATTTTCTTTCCTCCTGTATCAGCAGAAAACATTATTCATACATATATGGGAAAATGATCATGCATATTTCAAACAACAAAACTTTGAACTGTGTGATAACAAAATAAGATGAGTTGAACATCAGTAGCAATGACCTGGTTCAGGTTTTTGCAACCcagtgtatatacagtatatatatatatatatagaaccATTTGAATTCACGTGTATTCAACCAATCTGAATTTATtcaggctgtgtgtttgtgtatcgAATAGCAACCCATGAAACCCTCATAAATATGCAATCACCACAACTCTGCTTGCCAATGTAAGGCCTTGCATCACTTTACATCTCAGAGTGGGACtcatacatatttattcataaatCCCAGCAAATAACACTATTGTATGTCAACAACGCAACTGGTGCCTGTCTGACCTTATGCGTGTGTTTTTAGGCTTCCAGAGAAGACGGCTTATCCCGGCACCCCTGCCAGAAACTAATTCCCTGGGGAAGAAGGTGGCCACAGCCGGGCAGTGGGTGGACCTGCCCCCTATGTCGGGACCTCTGAAGGAGCCTTTTGAGATCAAAGTGTATGAGATTGATGATGTGGAGCGGCTCCAGAGGCGGCGTCAGGAGGAAACTGCAGAGGTAAGCAGAGGGTCATCCCCCACTTGTTCCTCATGGTCGAACATCTTGCTGAACTTGTTTAAGATAATGTTGTGTCTGGGTCAAGGTCTTGTTAATCCCACTTGCTAAGCCTCAGCCATACTTTCCATGTGGGACATTGAAGCCATGCACGCTCAAAACGTGTCAAATTGACTTGTGTTGTGGGAATGTCTTAGTTCGCTTCTTCCcagtttctttttaaagaacaagCAAGTTATGAGATGTCTCAGAC encodes:
- the kif26ab gene encoding kinesin-like protein KIF26A isoform X1, which produces MSSFGGNSASDGRDPNNHMLTVEGCPGGESPVTPRKRLHSAEDARCSRRPPPEGAGSVSISESEEKGGFCQQCQQKVTELKKQALALADQNSLKDPGYASFLFEQLQRPGSHEAGVSCCQVCSTPLHQLKQEALQILRDPILTLSSDMAALPTKSFLPQPARFTVSSSVHAKQLSKGQPAAHSVLPLGERHRVPGWSQSPSVTSGPKTSVQVTMAGGQISGSVGSVTIQAQQYLEGMWSISKVNNFIPQPKPAQGLMGEADRDVTASEASVTSMTSNSSSTLTPCRLRNSNQPGLQAPVTSTSPSPSASAAASFFIRAAQKLNLSSKRKKHQPSLLHPQEPSIYPTNFSGILQVSPPAAPPCLLRAVSKVKENPGMGKVKVMMRICPSLETADSSESQSFLKVDSRKKQLTLYDPASSPHSSSGHRRSATVAVPKIFAFDAVFTQDASQAEVCSGTVAEVIQSVVNGADGCIFCFGQVKLGKTYTMIGKDSSTQSLGIVPCAISWLFKLINERKEKTGTRFSVRVSAVEIFGKDEELKDLLSDVSTGSLQEGQSPGIHLREDPICGTQLQNQSELRAPTADKAALFLDAAISARSTSKPGVEEEERRNSHMLFTLHIYQYRMEKSGKGGMSGGRSRLHLIDLGSCEKVLSKSRDGGGGLCLSLNALGNVIMALANGAKHVPYRDSKLTMLLRESLGNINCRTTMIAHISESPANYADSLTTIQLASRIHRMRKKKSKYASSSSGGESSCEEGRIRRPPHLRPFHPRTVALDPDLPSMLSDPDYSSSSEQSCDTVIYVGPGGSAISDRELSDNEGPPAFVPIIPSLNRKRCTKEGCMDRDQFFKCNTFAELQERLECIDGSEEPTAFVGEVKRCEASPKTEISKEGQGPVSPKTAANSPHTQEGNPQSPKSVATHLACSPPTKLKLDTAMTQCTPAEMVPSDSVQNVCRTSADGEKAFVSENIVSANKLTTASGPNSEPVVREKVYFNKKALPKPAPPPSQQRDPSKENAGTADRSSTRMPPVGMSHQAVRRRDPYTSSLLRSPMEVCQVRSTLRERCLDRDILRATVTLQQPVELNGEDELVFTVVEELSIGSLIDGDRPSSIISFSSDCSLQALASGSRPVSIISSINDEFDAYTSSVGGSEVNIAVVTPLQEGACVDSRGSSISSWLSEVSVCTLESEGAHSSDVFLPQAKHMGPEAAFYFDSLDMFHCVSSRDPKNSLNDSGFSFSEHDSDSAASSKLSLTKCPPSPESAKGSLRFTSKITKAHSLSSSQLPQGPSIVHSSLPRKIKPTSSISHSSSSREPPRQEAKQDDPWQRVDNHSEPQFPDSSSTSKFLRNPPSGIPTSKTSNNSNSVPRPPKVQGSTSSQRVVDGCEKSASKNPPIKMPQLRRGATTLGTVPVIHSSTDYKGSQDIITSTTSLKYSSLGKNNKAISQKASNLPKPGCTSPPPPPVRKSSLDHKTKILLPQSALKSAYGEAGRASGARTAVSEDELEVRHRADSTSFKTSSLNIAKVTSSLKARGPRGAAGQHYGSQMSLERCESLSLSGSRPTLSRENSGTSLGSSSSKSSRSIPRFGIPNSSSSPIATCPSSPSGGSISKTGQVKASVNPRSLGTLNSSKARSLSANSSKGLSSSTKSLATPVTRNTNANLPPSGRTSAPRTNTAAVSSKPGRGTIMGTKQAMRAANSRVSELATGNISGKHIRGAGDSDSGNDSGVNVNEDKSAIAILPSPYSKITAPRRPQRYSSGHGSDNSSVLSGELPPAMGRTALFYHSGGSSGYESMIRDSEATGSASSAHDSMSESGMSSSGRTRNSKFPKKRTNGFQRRRLIPAPLPETNSLGKKVATAGQWVDLPPMSGPLKEPFEIKVYEIDDVERLQRRRQEETAEQPFQDVDKGLLYFNNKLKMLERRQQQVRELRAKYEVLMEELEDTKTRLMMDPSKWMGEFDVDQTLDKESPEYLEALAQATEELEFCVNLCKSRVMMVTCFDISMPKTGAQEGLREVEV
- the kif26ab gene encoding kinesin-like protein KIF26A isoform X2, translating into MDWKELAAQKLNLSSKRKKHQPSLLHPQEPSIYPTNFSGILQVSPPAAPPCLLRAVSKVKENPGMGKVKVMMRICPSLETADSSESQSFLKVDSRKKQLTLYDPASSPHSSSGHRRSATVAVPKIFAFDAVFTQDASQAEVCSGTVAEVIQSVVNGADGCIFCFGQVKLGKTYTMIGKDSSTQSLGIVPCAISWLFKLINERKEKTGTRFSVRVSAVEIFGKDEELKDLLSDVSTGSLQEGQSPGIHLREDPICGTQLQNQSELRAPTADKAALFLDAAISARSTSKPGVEEEERRNSHMLFTLHIYQYRMEKSGKGGMSGGRSRLHLIDLGSCEKVLSKSRDGGGGLCLSLNALGNVIMALANGAKHVPYRDSKLTMLLRESLGNINCRTTMIAHISESPANYADSLTTIQLASRIHRMRKKKSKYASSSSGGESSCEEGRIRRPPHLRPFHPRTVALDPDLPSMLSDPDYSSSSEQSCDTVIYVGPGGSAISDRELSDNEGPPAFVPIIPSLNRKRCTKEGCMDRDQFFKCNTFAELQERLECIDGSEEPTAFVGEVKRCEASPKTEISKEGQGPVSPKTAANSPHTQEGNPQSPKSVATHLACSPPTKLKLDTAMTQCTPAEMVPSDSVQNVCRTSADGEKAFVSENIVSANKLTTASGPNSEPVVREKVYFNKKALPKPAPPPSQQRDPSKENAGTADRSSTRMPPVGMSHQAVRRRDPYTSSLLRSPMEVCQVRSTLRERCLDRDILRATVTLQQPVELNGEDELVFTVVEELSIGSLIDGDRPSSIISFSSDCSLQALASGSRPVSIISSINDEFDAYTSSVGGSEVNIAVVTPLQEGACVDSRGSSISSWLSEVSVCTLESEGAHSSDVFLPQAKHMGPEAAFYFDSLDMFHCVSSRDPKNSLNDSGFSFSEHDSDSAASSKLSLTKCPPSPESAKGSLRFTSKITKAHSLSSSQLPQGPSIVHSSLPRKIKPTSSISHSSSSREPPRQEAKQDDPWQRVDNHSEPQFPDSSSTSKFLRNPPSGIPTSKTSNNSNSVPRPPKVQGSTSSQRVVDGCEKSASKNPPIKMPQLRRGATTLGTVPVIHSSTDYKGSQDIITSTTSLKYSSLGKNNKAISQKASNLPKPGCTSPPPPPVRKSSLDHKTKILLPQSALKSAYGEAGRASGARTAVSEDELEVRHRADSTSFKTSSLNIAKVTSSLKARGPRGAAGQHYGSQMSLERCESLSLSGSRPTLSRENSGTSLGSSSSKSSRSIPRFGIPNSSSSPIATCPSSPSGGSISKTGQVKASVNPRSLGTLNSSKARSLSANSSKGLSSSTKSLATPVTRNTNANLPPSGRTSAPRTNTAAVSSKPGRGTIMGTKQAMRAANSRVSELATGNISGKHIRGAGDSDSGNDSGVNVNEDKSAIAILPSPYSKITAPRRPQRYSSGHGSDNSSVLSGELPPAMGRTALFYHSGGSSGYESMIRDSEATGSASSAHDSMSESGMSSSGRTRNSKFPKKRTNGFQRRRLIPAPLPETNSLGKKVATAGQWVDLPPMSGPLKEPFEIKVYEIDDVERLQRRRQEETAEQPFQDVDKGLLYFNNKLKMLERRQQQVRELRAKYEVLMEELEDTKTRLMMDPSKWMGEFDVDQTLDKESPEYLEALAQATEELEFCVNLCKSRVMMVTCFDISMPKTGAQEGLREVEV